In Polyangiaceae bacterium, a genomic segment contains:
- a CDS encoding TetR/AcrR family transcriptional regulator, whose protein sequence is MPVSAWRHRLTSWAAKQSNRGMGIDERREREREARRAAILKAGWEVAEEQGWARFSVEKVAAKAELGRATIYGYFESLEMLVLSLAAEAIDELTERVAAAPGLSEALDVPVRLSQHRPSAFALLFPESENARKLFLSPHLEELRADALEVIGRLKKLASRSGANLPEDSKSAAAFISGISIAGAMVPELKNSTTMRRKWQEFCLGVIRSQAEDAPPDPEAPAGSEAS, encoded by the coding sequence ATGCCCGTGAGTGCTTGGCGCCATCGCTTGACGAGTTGGGCCGCAAAGCAGTCCAATCGAGGCATGGGCATCGACGAACGTCGGGAGCGGGAGCGCGAGGCGCGGCGTGCCGCGATCCTCAAAGCCGGCTGGGAGGTCGCAGAAGAGCAAGGCTGGGCGCGCTTCTCGGTGGAGAAGGTCGCGGCGAAGGCTGAGCTTGGGCGCGCGACGATCTACGGCTACTTCGAGTCCCTCGAGATGCTCGTGCTGAGTCTGGCGGCGGAGGCGATCGACGAGCTCACCGAGCGCGTCGCGGCGGCGCCGGGCTTGAGCGAGGCGCTCGATGTTCCGGTCCGCCTGTCCCAACACCGTCCATCCGCCTTCGCGTTGCTGTTTCCGGAGTCCGAGAACGCGCGCAAGCTCTTCTTGAGTCCACACCTCGAGGAGCTGCGCGCTGATGCTCTCGAAGTGATTGGCCGCCTGAAGAAGCTCGCTTCGCGTTCAGGAGCAAACCTCCCCGAAGACTCCAAGAGCGCCGCTGCGTTCATCTCGGGGATTTCCATCGCGGGCGCGATGGTCCCAGAACTCAAGAACAGCACGACCATGCGCCGCAAGTGGCAGGAGTTCTGCCTGGGAGTGATCCGCTCCCAGGCAGAGGACGCGCCACCGGATCCGGAAGCGCCGGCTGGCTCTGAAGCCAGCTAG
- a CDS encoding protocatechuate 3,4-dioxygenase gives MQKKTNQPGKLASISRRNTLWVLGAGIAVAACSSDSNSSDGTGGTSGAGGSGGAGGSGGSGGSAGGEAGTAGTGGEGGSGGTTSTTGWGSGGTAGMTDKANYPNPFADAPSSCNLICSTTEGPCTTETTIERVDVSEGYPGIPMRIAMRFVDASCNPISGAWVQIWHTKITGVYSGVTPSGSFCYGDEPEAEQEMYFRGSQTTDSDGVVYFDSCFPGWYSSRAVHVHFEVRVNNSSYVVSQLLWEDELVDDIFTNHADYKEFGIPNVHLDDDNVVGGESDKSPYLYDVQKMSDGAMLVSKTITIQSGGPGCSASGGGGGGMGGPPGG, from the coding sequence ATGCAGAAAAAGACGAATCAACCGGGCAAGTTGGCGAGTATCAGTCGGCGCAACACTCTGTGGGTGCTCGGTGCTGGAATCGCGGTCGCTGCGTGTAGCTCGGATTCCAACTCCAGCGATGGCACCGGCGGTACTAGTGGCGCCGGAGGCAGCGGAGGCGCGGGCGGCTCTGGAGGAAGTGGCGGGAGCGCTGGTGGCGAAGCCGGTACGGCCGGCACCGGAGGTGAGGGGGGCAGTGGCGGGACTACCTCGACCACGGGCTGGGGCAGCGGCGGCACTGCCGGCATGACGGACAAGGCGAACTACCCGAATCCGTTCGCTGACGCGCCGAGCTCTTGCAACTTGATCTGCTCCACCACCGAGGGCCCTTGCACCACGGAAACGACCATCGAACGCGTCGATGTGAGTGAAGGCTACCCGGGGATCCCGATGCGCATCGCGATGCGCTTCGTGGACGCGAGCTGCAACCCGATCAGCGGCGCCTGGGTGCAGATCTGGCATACGAAGATCACGGGCGTCTACTCCGGTGTCACTCCGAGCGGTTCGTTCTGCTATGGCGACGAACCCGAGGCTGAACAGGAGATGTATTTCCGCGGTTCCCAGACGACAGACAGTGATGGCGTCGTCTATTTCGATAGCTGCTTCCCCGGTTGGTACTCGAGCCGTGCGGTGCACGTGCACTTCGAGGTGCGGGTGAACAACAGTAGCTACGTTGTCTCGCAGCTCTTGTGGGAGGACGAGCTGGTCGACGACATCTTCACCAACCACGCGGACTACAAAGAGTTCGGCATCCCCAACGTGCACCTCGACGATGACAACGTGGTTGGGGGGGAGAGCGACAAGTCGCCCTATCTGTACGACGTCCAGAAGATGTCGGACGGCGCGATGCTCGTCTCCAAGACCATCACCATCCAGAGCGGTGGTCCCGGTTGCTCCGCTTCAGGAGGCGGTGGTGGCGGAATGGGAGGACCTCCCGGAGGCTGA